The Nicotiana tomentosiformis chromosome 2, ASM39032v3, whole genome shotgun sequence genome includes the window ttcggggttaagtttcatgttatgcttcctcaagatatcgaatgtttcttgcaaatgcgtAAGGTAGTCACCTGCATTCAAaaacttaacgagcatatcgtctatataaacttccatggtttttcctatttgcttttcaaacatcttatttatgagCCGTTGATAATGGCTCCGGCATTTTTCAACCCGaaaggcattacattgtaacaatatgtaccaaaatttgttataaacgaagtcttttcctgatcttccagattcatcttaatttggttgtacccggaataagtatcaaggaaactcattaactcatgcccggtcgtggcatcaatcatttgatcgatatttggcagcgGAAACGAATCTTTCGGacacgccttattaagatctttatagtctacacacatacgaaatttattgttcttcttaggaactactactacattggctagccagtctggatatcttacctctctgacCGAACCAATTTTAAGCAAACGAGTTGCCTCTTCTTTGaagaatttattcctggcctcggcaatagggTGCTTCTTCTGCCGTACCGgtggtacgttgggatccaaactcagcttgtgcatgactatttccgtcgggatacctgtcatatcctcgtgcggcCATGCAAACAATCAGCATTAATAGTCGTAGAAATTTAAAAATTCTTCGAACAATGACACTTGCTCTAGCTCCTCTACCGTGGATTTTGTTGTGTCCGTTTCTTCcaaaacttggaaatatctcggcacctgatattgTTCTAACGATTCTGCCCCTGGAATAACCTCTTCTAACTCGAGAAACTCAGATTGCATGCCAatttcctgtaattgctatgtcaTGCGCTCCTTCCCTTTGTTGCTGGAAACTAAGATTGCATTCATCTTCCTTGATACCGGTTAGTCACCTCTTATttgcttgattccttcgggcattggaaacttcagcagttggtgatacgtcgaaggtacaactttcatttcgtgtaaccatggccttcctaaGATGATGTTGTATTGCATATCATCAtccactacttcgaagagagttgttttcatcaCTCCTTCAGCATTTGTGAGCAGCAAGATCTTCCCCCGATCGTCACGCTCGCAAGGATGAATCCAGCGAGGAGTTTTGTCGCCAGAATAATGCTTCTAATGAGTTTAGCTtattccaatactctccattatatgatattagccgaacttcctggaaCTACTAGAACatgcttaattttaaaatttaacacatttaaagagattactaGTGTGTAGTTGTGTGGTAAAAGCAATCCGTCTAtgtcttcctccgtgaaagtgatatcatcCTCTCAGAGTCTTTTGCCgtgagttatcgatactttagtcttctttgccgccgaaaaggtgaccccgttaatctcgttccccccaaagatcatgttgatcgtttggcgtggggTTTCCTCTCCTGCTTTCGAGGATTTCGCGTTGTCTCTGTtgcgaccgtaattgttcttagctcgatcactcaagaattctcggagATGACCATCTTTCAATAGTGCTGCCACCTCCTCCCGAAGATTTCGGCAGTCCCCTGTCCGATGATCGTTCGTCCCGTGGTATTCgcaccataaattgggatccctctagctggaatcggacctcataggtctcgggaatcgtgcttctttaatgttcctcatggctgacaccaatTTCACTACACTGACGTTGAATCTATATTTTGATAACCTGGGTAAGAAAGGTCTTGAGACCCCGACGTTTGTTTATCTTGAAATGATCTATTATTTCAACCACGATCAGTCCCTCCGTCAACAGTGAACTTGTTTACTGTTCAGAAATTTCTGCCACGGCCTTTGGTacgctcgtagggcaaaaactgACCCCTCATAGTCCGCATATCTGCGTCGTattcatcctttgatttttctttgttcttttcccgtcctttggccgatgatgtaaAACCGACCTCGTCATCattgatccttatctttgactcgtaccggttatgAACATCTTCCcaggttgttgcttgaaactcaagcaggctctccttcagcttctgggaagcgtctgaacttctcggattcaatcctttggtgaatgcttcagctgcccattcatccgggatagCCGGGAGCAaacatcctttctttctggaacCGAGTAACAAACTCTCATAATAATTCTGATTCTCCTTGTGTGATTCTGAATATGCAGTCTTCCGGGCTTGCACCTTTATGGCCCTAGcatgagctttaatgaaagaatccgcgagcatttcaaaagaatctatggaatgctcgggcagtaatgaataccacgttaaggCTCCCCTTGTGAGAGTTtcgccgaatttctttagcaacacagattcaatttcgtgaggagctagatcatttcctttcaccgccattgtgtaggtggtaatatgttcctgcgggtctgaagttccatcatactttggaacttgaGGCATTTTGAAATGCTTCGAGATCAGTACTGGTATCGCACTTGGCTTGTGCggtaattgaacatacttcttcgagttcgggcctttcaatactggtggtgcgctcgggatttgatccatgcgggtGTTCACTTCCCTCATGAATCGTAAAAGATCATCTTTGAATGAATCGTTCTCGTTATTAAGACCTGATCTGTTCCCCAtagccccatcggagccaacttcacccctgggagtgttgttatcGATTCTCTGTGTTATTTGGTCTGCGGGAACAACGGGAGGAATCGGATCGCACatgtttgcattattcgaagcacCTGATAGCGCCTACTTCAGTTctgtcataacctgatcctgccgcgtgagatggcctagaatgattgcctATTGCTTTTGCAGGATCCTCACAGCATCCGCTACTTGCTCCtcgtcagcatcatcgggagttcttTCCCGATACCGTCTGCCATGCACTGGCATGGCGTCATTTCcctcattgtgggtgtcactgattgagtcctcgaaatgaggttgatcccctcgaatttcgGGGTTGTGTGCATCGTTAACAGTGCTATCTCCCATTTTtgcgattttttctaagacaaaaataGTCAAAACACattagtaaaagaggcaaggatcaatttaattgcacggctgtctaggccccacagtgggcgccaaactgtttacccgtaaacgGTACAGTCGAATTTACACgcggtttctagacaagtgaattaatttgatcctgaaataatataataattgaagaaatacatagtacttagccttagaatgtagatgaaatagcaaagatgatgattccgtgaacacggttcccgaacacagcaatgatgagatctaaaagcaagaaagtgaaattttataaagctttgtataaaatatagtatatgttcttgccagaaaattcgtgtccatTACAATGGTAACTGAGTTCTCTATTTATAGTTATGATTAGGGGAAAAGGTCATAGGATCATGCGCTTCTTTAATGCCAATCATGAGGGTCATTGATAAAGATGTAACGTTgagtataaatgccaaattctctgtaacagaTCGTCCCTTTAATAATGTAAAATATTCtttagtaaatgctaccgggcgcaaaacatttaatacacttttatgaacgttatttGTTCCGGTGACAAGTGCAATGGCTGCGTTCGGTCCTCAACTATCCTatcttggattccacgtgtcctccttttagtcagccacgtgtcatatcatatttaccctatacagatagtccccctgctttccggtgacataactttgtgttttGATCAAGCTCGGGTGTCTGGTTGAAACTTCATAAAGTAGGAGGACCGGGATGTCAAACTGAACAAGTAAAAGTGTTTATTAGGCTATTCTGCCTTTTTTCttttaatagaaaatatttttttgtgcgttaaaaaaatattttttacatgACTTATTTTCTAGAAATTATTTTCCTTCATGCCAAACACACCTTATAATATACTTAACCAGTCCAAATAAAGGGAGAAATTATCATCAATTTGAACTCTTCATTAAACGTAGTCAGCCCTCAGCATTACTTTAACATGTGATAGTTATCAGTCATCAGTCGTCCTCTTTGTTCTCTACCTTGTTATTTTGTAGAGTGGAAGATAGCTGCTACTATCAACCTCCCCCAACCACctccaccccacccccacccccacccccacccccccaaACCCCccaacccaaaaaaaaaagaaggaaaaaagaggAAATGTAATTACCTGGACCTCTTAAAGGGATAATAAGAACAGGGTGTGACAATGTAGTAAACGCATTACTTCCAAGGATGTCACATAAAACTGGGCATAAATCTATGACTACCTCGAGAATGCACAATCTTACAGAAACGAAGGGAATTTTTTGAGATATCAGAAATACGTGTGTTTAATATGTTCTCACTTATAGATATTAGATGAAGGATAAATAGAATCCTGATTGATTAGATATATAATGAAGAAAGCTTCCATTAACTGGCAAAGAGCTAAACGAGCTCCAAATGTACTGCTCCTTGTGGACGTTATCTACTTATCTCAGCATCTTGATCAATTCATAACTCTAATTCTTGATCAATTGATGCAGCTTCCAGGTCTTCAACACTGACTGGTTGGTGCAGCTGCATTGATGAAAAGCAACTTTAACAAAGGCTCGACAAGAGGCTACACATCACTAAGTACACAAAGGAGCGTAATGAATCCATACAAATGCATCCAGACCATCTTAATTGCAGCTCCTACATATATTTCGTCTATATGACTCATGTTCCAACATTAGTGTTCATCAGAGGAAAGAAAATGAGAACTAAAACTAGCCAAACATTTGGTTGCAGATCGAGACTACTGGTGCTTATTTGATACACCTCTCAACAAAACCAAGTAAGACAATCTCCAATTCATTTCTACCTAAGGAAAGTCAAAACTTTGGAGAAGTAAAATATACCCTCAAATGTTTAACAACAAAACTAGCTGACTCGGTGATGCATGTTTCATCATGAACAGCACAATCCAAAGAACAGTTTAGGTGACCAGGGTGTCACGTCAAAGCAGGTATCATAGTCAGTAGAAACTGCTGTTGTCTAAGGAGAGCTTTAATATGAACACTTGGTTAGAAAATTTACGGATAATCAAACAGATAGGGCAGGAAAGGCATTTCCCAGTAACAAGTATGAAGACGTACTGCTGTTGTAACAGAAAATAGGTGGAAGGCACGCAAGAAAGCATCATTTTCTGAGGGAAGAGAGTCATGATTCCACGATGTTATGTTTTGGAACATCGCCTTCATCTCCCAGCAACTTGAATCTTGCACAGACCTTTTTCTTTTCTCCTGAGGCATTTTCTTTCCCAAGACAAACCCTGAAGAAGCAAGTCTAgatgtatcaaataaaataaagttaacaAGATTAAGTTCCTAGCATAAATCCAAACTATAATCATTGTAAGACTTTAGGTGGCAGCTGAGAGGTGATATAGGTAGTTTCACTATACGAAgttcaagaaagaaaaaaaggaaaaagatgaTACCAACGGAAACAGCAAACATGCAGTGATACATATTAAGAAGTGTGTATCACAGAATTATCAAAAATTGGGATGGGAGTACATCGTTTGAAGGAACACAAATTAGTGATTCGAGTCCACCAATACAAAAGGTGAAAGACAATATACTATCATTCGAAAAGCATATATCTTACGTTCATctggattttttttttccagaccATTGTTCTAAAATTGACAGTGCCTATTGAAATTGGAAGCTAAACAAAAATTTCTGTTAAATCATCAAAAGTTGAAATCCAAACTACCACCATGATTCAATCTGATGTCGTTTATACGAGATTCCACTGTGGTTACATGACCTTAGGCTCTGCCACATTAACAGCAAGCTTTTGGCATATGATTCCCATAAAGTTAATATCAATTGGTTCAGAGCCATTCAGTAATTATGCCTCCTAATCATTTATGCTGGATAGGCAATAATATCAACATAGCAGTGTTTCCCTAATACTACGTTCAATTTTATTTAAAAGGCAAGCTGGTCCAAATGCTACTGGTATttacaaaaaaggaaaaaggaaaaagaaataaaagagagtttaCCAGAATAGCCATGAGGAATTGCTACAGTAGTTCCCTGAAGCTTCCTTCCTCTAAAATGAGCTTCCTCCACACTTAACCCGTCAACAATTACACCTTCAATTTCATTAACATATTCAAACACTGACTAACAAATTTTTTTTAAACAGTTCTTCCAATAACTAAATTTTAatacccaaaaataaaaattcaagtaCACAAAGGAGTATGAGATTGACTAGCATAATAGAAATAGAATAATTATACCAGTGGGTTTTGGTTTGAAGTACTGTGAAACATCAGATGGACCATTGAACTTAATACAGCATGGCAGCTGGTGCACTTTCCCGGTGAGATCCACGACATTCGCCGGCGGCAGATTGCCGTTTAAATCAATTGTGCCTGAAATTCCGCCGGTGTTTCTCTCCATAGCTCAGTTGATTTGGTAATGAGTAGCAAAAAAAGCCCTAATTTTAGTTAAGCTTCTAAATTCCCGCGCTTTTTcctgaattttatgtttatttatAGACCACTTCATATTAGCAAAGCTTGGAAATTGGAATATTATCTAGTTTCGAAAAGTATAAAATTGTGACCAGATAtatatagcctgtttggccaaacttttttggggccaaaatattttttttttttttttgccaaaagtgcttttggtaAAAAATTGAGTTTTTTGGCCAaatttttagaaggaaaaaaaagtgtttttgaggagaagcagaaaaatgcagcttctctccaaaagcacttttctgagaatcacttttgaaaaaaatacacttagaagcagtttttaaaagtttggccaaacactaattactgctcaaaagtgcttttcaaataaaTTAGCCAAATACAAACCGATTCTCATCAAAAGtgcttttttgaaaagcacttttgaaaaaaatatttttcaaaataagcagattttagaaGGTTGGCCAAATATGATTTTTTGAGAAGGCAAGGTGGCGAATAATACGGAGCAAGTGAGTAATTTTGTTTTTCCCCCTTTTTTGTACTTGGAAAagaaaatgtagtgaataattaaTCTAATTACAATTAAGTGTATCATTATCAAATATCTCTCTTTGATTATCTTGCCCTAGTAAAATCTAAGAATTGGAGTGCTCAATTACCACTCTATGTTGGtgggaaaaaaaggaaaaggaaaaatattatGTCCCTCATATTCTCTGTACTACTTTGCAACTTGTAGATGATAATGTGtgcgttttatttatttatattatattaaaagtacgaatgcctttaacgaaatgtcgttcgtaTTTTTaaccctttaaaaataaatttcatatttgGTTAGATAatgatttcataattttttaatattaagaACTTTCTAATCAAATAATATTCTTTTactaaattctttccttatttaaactTTCTAAAATAACCATAATATGTTACTTTTCCTTATTTGAAGTTAACGAAAGTTCCATAATACATTCCAAGTTACTTTTTcttatttgaaattatgttttTACTATCAAATCTAAATAAAATCCACACTTAGGGTTAGAAAATCACATCTATAAAAGAGCAATGAACGATAAAATTGAGTGTAGCCACAACACCCATAACTGTACTGCTTATCAAGTTATCAACTGCATTGCTTTATCTAGCTTTAAATTGGTTTGATTATCGGCTTGATATTAGACGctataattttataaatttgatTATGTATTCTTTGGTTTTACTATAATTTGTGTGGTTTCCTATGTTCTATGTTATCTGTTGCTATAACTTGAATATTTTGTTTCGGCGAATATCATTCTTAATTTTTGCGTTGTGTTTCTAATTCCTAATAATTCATGGTGCTTTATCTATGTTTTTTATTTCATGTTTAGGTAATATTAATTTGAAAATAAATTGGGAATGTCAagataaagaaattattttttgggGATGAACTCTATTTTCTAGCAAAATAGAAGTTATGATGATTGGTGGATGTGAATCTTAAATTCTCTTCGTTGAAAACTAAATTTTTGCATTTTAGATTTTATCAGTATTAAACGTTGAGTtaagataaaatatttttcacaCTCGTGGATTGTTATGGTTTAGTACTTTTAATTAAGAAATAAACTTTAGTTGGTGTTGCTTTAATGCCAGAAATATGCACTGCTCCACTTAAGTCTTGAAAATTTCTACTATTGTATCTTCGTCCATTCAAGTATGCCATACAACGCTATAATAACGCTTCATACAGAATTACAATCCGTTTATGCTTGAATTAGTACTATTGTATTAGTTCGATAGTAATTTTAATATATTGCATTCATGTGTTGTTTAATCATTAGGAAAAAAGCGAAGTTAAAAATCAATCAACCTTAATTCTTCTCACATCAAAAAAGTTTCTTTCTCTAAGTACACCGATTTTAAAGATTAAAAAGAACCTCACAAATTCAAACCTCTTGAAGGACCATTAAATAAAATGTTAAAAGATTTTAACTTATACGGAGTATTAGATCAAATAGCAAGATTTTTAATATAGTTAGGTCACTTTTATTAGGTTGCAGAATTCCACTTTTATGGAGTGTTACCTATAGATATCTTTTGGATGATCCAATAAAATAAAACTTCTTTAAACTCGGCGTATTCAAGTTAACTCATGTTAAAAATTTTTTGTGTGCAATTAATTTCAAGTTGTTGCCCGTGGTATTTTgggttttaaaatttttttattccatttttatggATATGCAGGGTAAGTCCTTGAGATGTCGACATGCTTCGCTATGGCAGACCAACTTTATTATTCGTAGAATCAGTTTGAAAC containing:
- the LOC104087751 gene encoding uncharacterized protein, which encodes MERNTGGISGTIDLNGNLPPANVVDLTGKVHQLPCCIKFNGPSDVSQYFKPKPTGVIVDGLSVEEAHFRGRKLQGTTVAIPHGYSGFVLGKKMPQEKRKRSVQDSSCWEMKAMFQNITSWNHDSLPSENDAFLRAFHLFSVTTALHQPVSVEDLEAASIDQELEL